A stretch of the Halomonas sp. CH40 genome encodes the following:
- the coaBC gene encoding bifunctional phosphopantothenoylcysteine decarboxylase/phosphopantothenate--cysteine ligase CoaBC has translation MAILTGKRVLLGVSGGIAAYKSALIVRLLKQAGCDVRVVMTQGAQAFITPMTLQALSGEEVRTSLLDPQAEAGMGHIELARWADLIVIAPATADLMARLAQGMADDLLTTLCLASDAPRLMAPAMNQAMWRHIATQRNLRTLSEDGWKMIGPAAGEQACGDTGLGRMSEPEVIGDAVRAHFTPPQPPVGNARHVVITAGPTREPLDPVRYISNHSSGKMGFALAAAAVRQGLNVTLISGPVNQPTPEKVERIDIETAREMDAAAQRLAPQADLFIGCAAVADYRMEAPSAHKIKKTDDSETLTLTLVKNPDIIARVAALPAPKRPLVIGFAAETREVEHYARDKLSRKGLDMIVANDVSALGLGFGSDDNAAWLLWRSQEGTDSEHQPAQSKQQLADAIIQRALLLADSRLKNR, from the coding sequence ATGGCCATATTGACGGGTAAACGCGTGTTGCTTGGCGTCAGCGGCGGGATTGCAGCCTACAAAAGTGCCCTCATCGTTCGCCTGCTCAAACAGGCGGGTTGCGATGTGCGCGTGGTGATGACTCAGGGCGCCCAGGCATTTATTACGCCGATGACGCTACAGGCACTTTCCGGCGAAGAAGTGCGCACTTCCCTGCTTGACCCTCAGGCCGAAGCCGGTATGGGTCATATTGAACTGGCCCGCTGGGCAGATCTTATTGTTATTGCCCCGGCAACCGCTGACCTCATGGCGCGCCTGGCCCAGGGCATGGCCGATGATCTCCTCACTACCCTGTGCCTGGCCAGCGACGCACCGCGCCTGATGGCACCCGCCATGAACCAGGCCATGTGGCGCCACATAGCCACCCAGCGCAACCTGCGCACTTTGAGTGAAGACGGCTGGAAGATGATCGGCCCTGCGGCTGGCGAGCAGGCCTGTGGCGACACCGGGCTTGGCCGCATGAGCGAACCTGAAGTCATCGGCGACGCTGTGAGGGCGCACTTTACCCCGCCGCAACCGCCAGTTGGCAACGCTCGGCATGTCGTGATTACCGCTGGCCCCACCCGCGAACCGCTCGACCCGGTGCGCTATATTTCCAACCACAGCTCGGGGAAGATGGGCTTTGCCCTGGCCGCCGCCGCCGTTCGCCAAGGCTTGAACGTCACGCTGATCAGCGGGCCGGTCAACCAGCCAACCCCTGAGAAGGTTGAGCGAATTGATATCGAGACCGCCCGCGAAATGGATGCCGCCGCTCAGCGTCTGGCGCCTCAGGCGGACCTATTCATCGGCTGTGCGGCCGTTGCCGATTACCGCATGGAAGCCCCCTCCGCCCACAAGATCAAGAAAACCGATGATAGCGAGACACTGACCCTGACGCTGGTTAAAAACCCCGATATTATTGCCCGTGTCGCTGCACTCCCTGCCCCCAAGCGCCCCCTTGTGATCGGCTTTGCAGCCGAAACCCGCGAGGTCGAGCATTACGCCCGCGATAAACTGAGCCGCAAAGGGCTGGACATGATTGTTGCCAATGATGTGTCTGCATTGGGGCTAGGCTTTGGCAGTGATGATAACGCGGCCTGGTTGCTATGGCGCAGCCAGGAGGGCACTGATAGCGAGCACCAGCCAGCACAGTCCAAGCAACAGCTGGCGGATGCCATTATCCAGCGGGCACTGCTACTTGCCGATAGCCGCCTGAAAAACCGCTGA
- the radC gene encoding DNA repair protein RadC, with the protein MGINHWPEGERPREKLLAFGPQTLSDAELLAIFLRVGVKGRSAVDLARDLLTSFGGLRPLMEADQSAFCAARGLGSAKYAQLQATLELSRRHLASQLARGNALTSPALVRHYLTSQLRHLGHEEFAVLFLDTQHRIIRYESLFRGTLDSASVYPRDVAKRALELGAGALILAHNHPSGVAEPSDADRRITERLKDALGLFDIRVLDHFVVGDGEVVSFAERGWI; encoded by the coding sequence ATGGGCATCAATCATTGGCCGGAAGGCGAAAGACCGCGTGAAAAATTACTGGCCTTCGGGCCCCAGACTCTATCGGATGCCGAGCTGCTGGCAATTTTTCTACGGGTTGGGGTGAAAGGGCGTTCAGCCGTAGATCTGGCGCGGGATCTGCTGACCAGCTTTGGTGGCCTGCGCCCCCTCATGGAGGCAGACCAGAGCGCCTTCTGTGCTGCCCGAGGCCTGGGCAGCGCCAAATATGCCCAGCTGCAGGCCACGCTGGAGCTTTCCCGCCGTCATCTGGCCAGCCAGCTTGCACGGGGCAATGCACTGACTTCACCTGCTTTGGTGCGCCATTACCTGACCTCCCAGTTACGTCATCTGGGCCATGAAGAATTTGCCGTGCTGTTTCTGGATACTCAGCACCGCATCATTCGTTATGAATCCCTGTTTCGTGGCACTCTCGACAGCGCCTCGGTTTACCCTCGGGATGTTGCCAAGCGGGCGCTGGAGCTGGGGGCCGGTGCGCTGATTCTAGCCCACAACCACCCGTCTGGCGTGGCCGAGCCCAGTGATGCGGATCGTCGGATTACTGAACGCTTGAAGGATGCTCTTGGCCTGTTTGATATTCGTGTGCTTGACCATTTTGTGGTCGGGGACGGTGAAGTGGTCTCCTTTGCTGAGCGTGGCTGGATATAG
- the rpmB gene encoding 50S ribosomal protein L28 — protein MSKVCQVTGKRPVSGNNVSHSQRKTRRRFLPNLHTHRFWVESQNRFVKLRVSSKGMRIIDKRGIETVLEDIRKRGEAI, from the coding sequence ATGTCCAAAGTATGTCAGGTTACCGGCAAGCGCCCGGTATCCGGTAACAATGTATCTCACTCCCAGCGTAAGACGCGTCGTCGTTTCTTACCGAACCTGCACACCCATCGTTTCTGGGTGGAATCTCAAAACCGCTTCGTCAAGCTGCGCGTTTCCTCCAAGGGTATGCGTATCATTGATAAGCGCGGTATCGAGACAGTTCTGGAAGACATCCGCAAGCGCGGCGAAGCTATCTAA
- the rpmG gene encoding 50S ribosomal protein L33: MRDKIKLVSSAGTGHFYTTDKNKRNTPDKFEFKKYDPVVRKHVMYKEAKIK, encoded by the coding sequence ATGCGCGATAAGATCAAGTTGGTGTCAAGTGCCGGTACTGGCCACTTCTACACCACTGACAAGAACAAGCGTAATACACCGGACAAGTTTGAATTCAAGAAATACGATCCGGTCGTACGCAAGCATGTGATGTATAAGGAAGCCAAGATCAAGTAA
- the mutM gene encoding bifunctional DNA-formamidopyrimidine glycosylase/DNA-(apurinic or apyrimidinic site) lyase: MPELPEVETTRRGIAPYVENQQISEVIVRNGRLRVPVPEALADDLVGRYIGNLRRRAKYLLLPLENGQSEPGGQARTLLWHLGMSGSLRIAQVGDLPKKHDHVDLVFSNGHILRYHDPRRFGFVDWLAGDEYSDKRLTRLGPEPLSPDFTGQRLYRLSRGKRVAVKPFLMDNQVVVGVGNIYASEALFMAGIDPRREAGRVSLARYQRLAAAAQEVLAAAITQGGTTLRDFVSGQGEPGYFAQRLNVYGRHGEPCRRCGEELKRITLGQRASVYCPLCQR, encoded by the coding sequence ATGCCTGAACTCCCGGAAGTTGAAACCACGCGACGCGGTATAGCGCCTTACGTGGAAAATCAGCAGATAAGTGAAGTAATTGTACGTAATGGCCGGTTGCGGGTTCCCGTGCCCGAGGCCCTGGCAGATGATCTGGTGGGGAGATATATCGGCAATCTGCGCCGCCGTGCCAAATACCTGCTGCTACCGCTTGAAAACGGTCAATCGGAACCCGGCGGGCAAGCGCGTACGCTACTATGGCATCTAGGGATGTCCGGCAGCCTGCGTATCGCCCAAGTCGGTGATCTGCCCAAAAAACATGACCATGTTGATCTGGTGTTCAGCAATGGTCATATACTGCGTTATCACGACCCGCGCCGCTTCGGTTTTGTGGATTGGCTGGCAGGGGATGAATACAGCGATAAACGCCTGACACGCCTGGGGCCTGAACCACTGTCACCCGATTTTACTGGCCAGCGGTTATATCGTCTTTCGCGAGGCAAGCGTGTCGCCGTCAAGCCCTTTTTGATGGACAACCAGGTAGTGGTTGGGGTAGGGAATATCTACGCCAGCGAAGCGCTGTTCATGGCGGGTATCGATCCGCGCCGAGAGGCGGGCCGTGTTTCGCTGGCGCGCTATCAGCGTCTGGCGGCTGCCGCCCAGGAAGTGTTGGCAGCAGCGATTACCCAAGGGGGCACCACCTTGCGTGACTTTGTCAGTGGTCAGGGGGAGCCGGGTTATTTTGCCCAGCGCCTGAATGTTTATGGTCGTCATGGAGAGCCTTGCCGGCGCTGTGGCGAAGAGTTAAAACGCATCACACTCGGGCAGCGCGCCAGCGTTTATTGTCCGCTGTGTCAGCGTTAG
- a CDS encoding class I SAM-dependent rRNA methyltransferase produces MTQRLRLNKNAERRLKAGHLWIYSNEVDTKETPLKNFTGGETAIVEEANGRALGVAYVNPHSLICARIMSRDPSMRLDRSLFIHRFNQALALREQLFNKPFYRLVHGEGDLLPGLVVDRFGDILVVQLNTAGMQAMSEEIVDALEKVLKPSAIVFRNDTGGRRQEGLEAQVEVVKGELPDEILIEENGVHFVVPVLNGQKTGWFFDHRANREWLNRHVAGKRVLDVFSYVGGWGVQAAASGASEVLCVDSSGPALEQVARNAELNGVHEQVAIAEADAFDALAALKADGEQFDVVILDPPAFIKKRKDISNGERAYARLNREAMRLLGRDGLLLSASCSMHLAPERLVDVVRGSVRHQDRHGQIIFQGHQGPDHPVHPAIAETAYLKALGVRVFRD; encoded by the coding sequence GTGACCCAACGCCTGAGATTGAACAAAAACGCTGAACGCCGCCTGAAAGCCGGTCACTTGTGGATCTACTCCAACGAAGTGGACACCAAGGAAACGCCGCTCAAAAACTTCACTGGCGGTGAAACCGCCATCGTCGAAGAAGCCAACGGGCGTGCGCTGGGTGTGGCCTATGTGAACCCGCATTCATTGATTTGCGCACGCATCATGTCCCGTGACCCTTCCATGCGTCTGGATCGTTCACTGTTTATTCACCGCTTCAATCAGGCGCTGGCGCTGCGCGAGCAGCTCTTCAACAAGCCTTTTTATCGCTTGGTACATGGCGAAGGCGACCTGCTGCCTGGGCTGGTGGTTGACCGCTTTGGCGATATTCTGGTTGTACAGCTGAATACAGCCGGTATGCAGGCAATGAGTGAAGAGATTGTCGATGCCCTGGAAAAAGTGCTCAAACCCAGCGCCATTGTGTTCCGCAATGACACCGGTGGGCGCCGTCAGGAAGGCCTTGAGGCTCAGGTTGAAGTTGTCAAAGGCGAGCTGCCTGACGAAATCCTGATTGAAGAAAATGGCGTGCATTTCGTGGTGCCGGTGCTTAATGGCCAGAAAACCGGCTGGTTCTTTGACCACCGCGCTAACCGCGAATGGCTCAACCGCCATGTGGCCGGTAAGCGTGTCCTGGACGTGTTCAGCTATGTGGGCGGTTGGGGCGTGCAGGCCGCCGCTAGCGGTGCCAGTGAGGTGCTGTGTGTGGATTCCTCCGGCCCGGCACTTGAGCAGGTCGCGCGGAATGCCGAGCTCAACGGCGTTCACGAGCAGGTGGCGATTGCCGAAGCCGACGCCTTTGATGCCCTGGCAGCGCTCAAGGCAGATGGTGAGCAGTTTGATGTGGTGATTCTCGACCCGCCCGCCTTTATCAAGAAGCGCAAGGACATCTCTAACGGCGAACGCGCCTATGCGCGCCTCAACCGTGAAGCCATGCGCCTGTTGGGTCGCGATGGTCTGCTGCTGTCAGCTTCCTGCTCCATGCATCTGGCGCCAGAGCGCCTGGTTGACGTGGTGCGTGGCTCGGTGCGTCATCAGGATCGCCACGGCCAGATTATTTTCCAGGGGCACCAGGGGCCTGATCATCCGGTGCATCCGGCGATTGCCGAAACCGCTTATCTTAAGGCCTTGGGTGTGCGGGTTTTTCGCGATTGA
- a CDS encoding sensor histidine kinase — protein MAAQRSRTLAELQRWRRTRTKRRWYKRSFRLQVMLLVGLLLAVMLLAQGTYLNFRLAETVTHQMGQRALAVAKTVAAMPEVVDAFSTSDPSLIIQPIAERVRQQTGARYVVVGNAQTVRYSHPVPERIGQRMVGGDNEQALIDGESYVSEATGTLGTAMRGKTPVRDAQGTIIGVVSVGFMLERVDMDVARYTSLGWMLVTLMIVLGFGGAYWLSQHLKKVILGLEPYEIARLAMEKEAILQSIHEGILAVNREGQITLINQQARRFLGLSDEQVLLGQPIHDVVPNSRLLEVLKRGEQEFDQEMWLGNHPVVANRVPIIHDGEVEGAVATFRSRREIVDLSQALTQASRDVDMLRAQAHEFSNKLYTISGLLQLERVDEALALIHHETERAQAQMSFLMHRVADAVLSGTLLGKLTRARELGVTLDIDDQSSLSCPLTVTGQEVMMSVIGNLLDNACYAALNGPNAEAPKVRLFFTDLGEQLLIEVEDNGSGVAIEHAQTIFHEGFSTKTGKHSGIGLALVSRLCRQHGGEVTLEEGDLGGACFTVVLDRSLCAHSGLPI, from the coding sequence ATGGCAGCCCAGCGCTCGCGTACCTTGGCTGAGCTTCAGCGCTGGCGGCGTACGCGTACTAAACGCCGCTGGTACAAACGCAGCTTCCGCCTTCAGGTCATGCTGTTGGTGGGCCTGCTGCTGGCGGTCATGTTGCTGGCTCAAGGCACCTACCTGAACTTCCGTCTCGCTGAGACAGTCACCCATCAGATGGGGCAGCGGGCATTGGCGGTTGCCAAAACGGTGGCCGCGATGCCGGAGGTTGTCGATGCCTTTTCAACCTCAGATCCTTCCTTGATCATTCAGCCGATTGCCGAGCGGGTTCGCCAGCAAACCGGCGCCCGCTATGTGGTGGTCGGCAATGCTCAGACGGTGCGCTATTCTCATCCGGTGCCTGAACGTATCGGCCAACGGATGGTGGGCGGTGATAATGAACAGGCGCTGATTGATGGTGAGTCCTACGTATCTGAAGCCACGGGCACCCTGGGGACTGCCATGCGCGGCAAGACCCCGGTGCGCGATGCACAGGGCACTATCATTGGTGTCGTCTCGGTAGGCTTTATGCTGGAGCGGGTGGATATGGATGTGGCCCGCTATACCAGCCTTGGTTGGATGCTGGTGACGTTAATGATAGTGCTTGGTTTTGGCGGCGCCTACTGGCTTTCCCAGCATCTTAAGAAAGTCATACTCGGGCTTGAACCCTACGAAATTGCCCGCCTTGCCATGGAAAAAGAGGCGATTTTACAGTCCATTCATGAAGGGATTCTGGCGGTTAACCGTGAGGGCCAGATTACCCTGATTAACCAGCAGGCACGTCGCTTTCTGGGCCTGTCGGACGAACAGGTGCTGTTGGGGCAGCCGATTCATGACGTAGTGCCCAACTCGCGGTTGCTGGAAGTGTTAAAGCGTGGCGAGCAGGAGTTTGATCAGGAAATGTGGTTGGGTAATCATCCCGTGGTGGCTAACCGCGTGCCGATTATTCATGACGGTGAAGTTGAAGGGGCTGTGGCTACCTTCCGTAGCCGCCGGGAAATTGTTGATCTCTCTCAGGCACTGACCCAGGCCAGTCGCGACGTGGATATGCTGCGTGCGCAGGCTCATGAGTTTTCCAACAAGCTTTACACCATTTCCGGACTTTTGCAGCTTGAGCGCGTGGATGAAGCCTTGGCGCTGATTCACCATGAAACCGAGCGCGCCCAGGCGCAGATGAGCTTTCTGATGCATCGTGTCGCGGATGCGGTGCTCAGTGGTACGCTACTGGGTAAGTTGACCCGTGCCCGTGAGTTGGGAGTGACGTTGGATATTGATGATCAGAGCTCGCTGTCCTGCCCGCTGACGGTGACCGGCCAGGAAGTGATGATGAGTGTGATAGGCAATTTGCTCGATAATGCCTGCTATGCCGCGTTGAATGGCCCGAACGCCGAAGCGCCAAAAGTACGCCTGTTCTTTACCGACCTGGGGGAGCAGCTACTGATTGAAGTTGAGGATAATGGCTCAGGGGTGGCCATCGAGCACGCACAGACGATCTTTCATGAAGGATTCTCGACCAAAACCGGTAAGCATAGTGGTATCGGGCTGGCGCTGGTTTCACGCCTTTGCCGTCAGCATGGCGGTGAAGTAACTCTGGAAGAGGGCGATCTGGGCGGGGCATGCTTTACCGTCGTGCTGGATCGTTCACTTTGTGCTCACTCTGGTTTGCCCATATAA
- a CDS encoding response regulator, with amino-acid sequence MSATQYGILVVEDDFRIADIHKAFIEQSDGFYAVGIARNGSEAKTLMVEHADEIQLVLLDAYLPDVEGLELLWSIRRDFLHVDIVMVTAAREVDTISEALRGGVFDYLIKPIEAARMRQMLTRFRREREALANRAEMNQDELDHMLARLQPGGDLQRPGQGLPKGIDRLTLRRVVDSLASEHEARTAMQVARAMGASRSTARRYLEFLVAEQAVNAELGYGDVGRPERRYRLLVTAQAWLETL; translated from the coding sequence ATGTCTGCAACGCAATATGGCATTCTGGTTGTCGAAGACGATTTCCGCATTGCCGATATCCATAAGGCGTTCATTGAACAGAGTGACGGCTTTTATGCGGTGGGAATAGCGCGTAATGGCAGTGAAGCAAAAACGCTGATGGTCGAGCATGCCGATGAGATTCAGCTGGTTTTACTGGATGCCTACCTGCCTGACGTAGAAGGCCTGGAACTTTTATGGTCAATTCGCCGTGATTTTCTGCACGTGGATATTGTCATGGTGACGGCGGCCCGCGAGGTCGACACCATCAGTGAAGCACTGCGCGGCGGTGTGTTTGACTACCTGATCAAACCGATTGAAGCGGCTCGAATGCGCCAGATGCTGACCCGCTTCCGCCGTGAGCGGGAGGCATTGGCCAACCGGGCTGAGATGAACCAGGACGAACTTGACCATATGCTGGCGCGGCTGCAGCCAGGCGGCGACCTTCAGCGGCCGGGTCAAGGCTTGCCAAAAGGCATTGACCGCTTGACCCTGCGCCGGGTAGTGGATTCGCTGGCCTCAGAGCATGAGGCCCGTACCGCCATGCAAGTGGCTCGCGCCATGGGTGCCAGCCGTTCAACGGCGAGGCGTTATCTGGAATTTCTGGTCGCTGAACAGGCGGTCAATGCCGAGCTTGGCTATGGTGATGTGGGCCGCCCCGAGCGTCGCTACCGTCTGTTGGTAACGGCTCAGGCCTGGCTGGAGACACTATGA
- a CDS encoding tripartite tricarboxylate transporter substrate-binding protein, whose protein sequence is MTLKPSLKHLTLLALPLATLTTFASTAAAFEPEGKVECIAPSDPGGGWDFTCRSVGNVMQDLDLVPANVQTINMAGAGGGVAFAHTVSKRAGDEQLLVAASTATTTRLAQGQFPGLSADQVNWVGALGADYGIIAVAADSEIEDLNELMDALKEDPRSVKFAGGSSKGGWDHLKVLIAAQAAEVENLPRIAYLSYNNGGEALTQVIGGHVEAFTGDITEAQGFMESGDLRVLAVLSEERLPGDLADIPTAREQGIDALGPNWRGFYMPMDISEEAETYWTDAMDTIYASEEWQNVMTQNGLMPFHMTAGEFEAFVLNQINDIEQLSKDIGLIQ, encoded by the coding sequence ATGACACTCAAGCCTTCCTTGAAGCACCTGACTCTGCTGGCCTTGCCGCTGGCAACTCTGACAACCTTTGCCAGTACTGCTGCCGCCTTCGAACCTGAGGGCAAGGTCGAGTGTATTGCGCCGTCTGACCCGGGCGGCGGCTGGGATTTCACCTGTCGCAGCGTGGGTAATGTCATGCAGGATCTCGATCTGGTGCCCGCCAATGTACAAACCATCAATATGGCTGGTGCCGGCGGCGGCGTGGCGTTTGCCCATACGGTAAGCAAGCGCGCCGGGGATGAGCAACTGTTGGTAGCTGCTTCAACAGCGACGACCACTCGCCTGGCCCAGGGGCAATTCCCAGGACTGAGCGCTGATCAGGTTAACTGGGTTGGCGCACTGGGCGCAGATTACGGAATCATCGCGGTTGCTGCAGATTCCGAGATTGAGGATCTGAATGAACTGATGGACGCGCTTAAGGAAGATCCCCGCAGCGTCAAGTTCGCAGGCGGTAGCTCCAAAGGGGGATGGGATCACCTCAAGGTGCTGATTGCTGCTCAGGCGGCTGAGGTCGAAAACCTTCCGCGGATTGCTTACCTTTCCTACAACAACGGCGGCGAAGCCCTCACCCAGGTGATTGGTGGGCATGTGGAAGCCTTTACCGGTGATATTACCGAAGCTCAGGGGTTCATGGAGTCCGGTGATCTGCGTGTTCTGGCGGTGCTCTCTGAAGAGCGTCTGCCGGGCGATCTGGCGGACATTCCGACGGCGCGTGAGCAGGGTATTGATGCACTTGGCCCCAACTGGCGTGGCTTCTATATGCCGATGGATATTTCCGAAGAAGCTGAAACCTATTGGACCGATGCCATGGATACTATCTATGCCAGTGAAGAATGGCAGAACGTCATGACTCAGAATGGTTTGATGCCTTTCCACATGACGGCGGGCGAGTTCGAAGCGTTTGTACTCAACCAGATCAATGATATCGAACAGCTTTCCAAAGACATCGGGCTGATCCAGTAA
- a CDS encoding tripartite tricarboxylate transporter TctB family protein, producing MTYNDRIFGVLMIVLAVAYGWGATQFPEPFGGAEAVGPDTFPKLLAVVLALSSLYLIVRPDPDNAWPWSRTGVELIIAVVVLILYAVLLQPLGFIISTTLAVGTLCWRMGAPPVNAYITGAVSGVVVYFLFSFALDLALPLGLLSFLEVN from the coding sequence ATGACTTACAACGATCGCATCTTTGGGGTCTTGATGATCGTCCTGGCCGTTGCATACGGCTGGGGCGCTACTCAGTTCCCGGAACCCTTTGGTGGGGCTGAAGCCGTTGGCCCTGATACGTTTCCCAAACTGCTGGCTGTGGTGCTGGCCCTGTCCAGCCTGTACCTGATTGTGCGGCCTGACCCTGATAACGCCTGGCCCTGGAGCCGCACGGGCGTTGAGCTGATCATCGCAGTGGTCGTGCTTATCCTTTACGCCGTTCTGCTTCAACCGCTGGGTTTTATCATCAGCACTACGTTGGCGGTAGGAACCCTGTGCTGGCGCATGGGGGCACCTCCGGTTAATGCTTACATTACTGGGGCTGTCTCAGGAGTGGTAGTGTACTTCCTGTTCAGTTTTGCGCTGGATCTCGCCTTGCCGTTGGGTCTGCTTTCCTTCCTGGAGGTGAACTGA
- a CDS encoding tripartite tricarboxylate transporter permease, with the protein METLGYLMDGFGVALQPHNLMFALLGAFLGTLIGALPGLGPANGVAILIPLAFSLGLAPETALIMLTSVYAGAMYGGRISSILLNIPGDEPAMMTCLDGYPMAQKGKASEALAISAVASFIGSLVATVGLILLAPLLASFALTFGPAEYFALFMLAFATLGGITGKNPIKTVVAASIGLMIATVGIDNTGVQRYTFGVLELFEGVDFIIAIVGLFAISELLFFIEERAGGGKEKMKVNKLSLSWKDIREILPSSLRGGVLGFIAGVLPGAGASLGSFIGYTLEKKVVGKKGYFGQGDPRGVAGPEAGNNGASSGALVPMLTLGVPGSGTTAVLLALLISLNITPGPLMFTQNADIVWGVIAALLIGNFLLLVLNIPLVGIFVRLLSVPPMYLLPIVTMIAFVGIYSISNTTFDLYFMVAFGVGGYVLRKLEIPLVPVILGLLLGPEMEKNLRHAMDISDGDWMILWDSGLAIGLWVFAGLGLILPYIVGPLLRRRMRNPIEAGTPESD; encoded by the coding sequence ATGGAAACGCTGGGTTATCTGATGGATGGTTTTGGGGTTGCCTTGCAGCCCCATAATCTTATGTTTGCTTTGCTGGGGGCCTTTCTGGGTACCCTGATTGGTGCTTTGCCCGGGTTGGGGCCTGCCAATGGCGTGGCTATTCTTATACCGCTGGCCTTCAGCCTGGGTCTGGCGCCTGAAACCGCCTTGATCATGCTGACGTCGGTCTACGCCGGGGCCATGTACGGGGGGCGTATCTCATCGATTCTGCTGAATATTCCCGGTGATGAGCCAGCCATGATGACCTGTCTGGATGGTTATCCCATGGCCCAGAAGGGCAAGGCTTCCGAAGCGCTGGCGATCTCTGCGGTTGCCTCTTTTATTGGTAGCCTGGTGGCAACAGTGGGGCTGATTTTGCTGGCGCCATTGCTGGCCAGCTTTGCCCTGACATTTGGCCCGGCAGAATATTTCGCGCTCTTTATGCTGGCCTTTGCGACCTTGGGAGGTATTACAGGCAAAAATCCGATCAAGACGGTGGTAGCGGCGAGTATCGGCCTGATGATTGCGACCGTTGGAATCGACAATACCGGGGTGCAGCGCTATACCTTTGGTGTGCTTGAGTTGTTTGAAGGCGTCGATTTCATTATTGCTATTGTCGGCCTGTTTGCAATTTCCGAACTGCTGTTCTTCATTGAAGAGCGTGCCGGGGGTGGCAAGGAAAAAATGAAGGTCAACAAGCTGTCGCTTAGCTGGAAGGATATTCGTGAGATACTGCCTTCAAGCCTGCGCGGTGGGGTGCTGGGCTTTATTGCCGGTGTGTTGCCGGGGGCTGGTGCCTCTTTGGGCAGCTTCATTGGCTACACTCTGGAAAAGAAGGTGGTTGGCAAGAAAGGTTATTTTGGACAAGGTGACCCGCGCGGTGTGGCTGGCCCGGAAGCAGGTAATAATGGTGCTTCCAGCGGTGCTCTGGTGCCAATGTTGACCCTGGGTGTGCCTGGTAGTGGTACGACGGCAGTGCTGTTGGCTCTGCTGATTTCGCTTAATATCACTCCAGGGCCGCTTATGTTCACCCAGAATGCCGACATTGTTTGGGGCGTGATAGCTGCCTTGTTAATCGGCAACTTCCTGCTGCTGGTGCTTAATATTCCTTTGGTAGGTATTTTTGTCAGACTGTTATCGGTGCCACCGATGTATCTGTTGCCAATTGTTACCATGATTGCCTTTGTGGGTATCTATTCAATCAGCAATACCACTTTTGACCTTTACTTCATGGTGGCTTTTGGTGTTGGCGGCTACGTTCTGCGTAAACTGGAGATTCCTTTGGTGCCGGTGATTCTTGGCCTGCTGTTGGGGCCGGAGATGGAGAAGAACCTGCGCCATGCCATGGATATTTCCGATGGTGACTGGATGATTCTGTGGGATAGCGGCCTGGCAATCGGTCTGTGGGTCTTCGCGGGGCTGGGCTTGATTCTGCCTTATATCGTTGGGCCACTGCTGCGTCGTCGTATGCGCAATCCTATCGAAGCTGGTACCCCTGAAAGCGACTGA